One window of Triticum dicoccoides isolate Atlit2015 ecotype Zavitan chromosome 5A, WEW_v2.0, whole genome shotgun sequence genomic DNA carries:
- the LOC119297793 gene encoding glucan endo-1,3-beta-glucosidase-like, translating to MATPPRHGCMLRAEVVICVFLVIAPFSAAIGVNYGTNGDNLPSPAKVAAFLVTSTNIDRVKLFDTNPDIVRAFAGTGISVIVTAGNGDIPGLATQTGADSWVATNIAPYYPSTDISLIAVGNEIMDTTDKNLIGKLVPAMQMLKDALVTAGYNEIRVSTPSSLSILVDSQLPSAARFRDVWDDAIFTPMLQFLRQTKSPLIVNMYPYFGYNGDTLPYALARPNPGVLDTGTGITYTSMFEAQLDSVYSAMKKLGFEDVEILVGETGWPTKVMDGQIGVSQAEAAEYNKYIFREVSSGSGTPLMPKRKFETYIFTLFNEDLKPGPVAERNFGMFQSDFTPMYDIGIMKDSVKTTPAPALVVPATSPKVAATPILATADALEAAVPAKVNGSNNA from the exons ATGGCGACCCCGCCAAGGCATGGTTGCATGCTCCGCGCGGAGGTGGTCATATGCGTATTCCTCGTCATAGCACCGTTCAGCGCGGCGATCGGTGTCAACTACGGTACCAATGGTGACAACCTTCCGTCGCCGGCCAAGGTTGCGGCATTCCTCGTGACCAGCACAAACATTGATCGTGTAAAGCTGTTTGACACCAACCCGGACATTGTTCGGGCCTTCGCCGGCACGGGCATCTCGGTAATAGTCACAGCAGGCAATGGCGACATCCCTGGCCTCGCCACCCAGACCGGCGCCGACTCATGGGTCGCTACCAACATCGCGCCATACTACCCCTCGACAGATATATCTCTCATCGCCGTGGGCAACGAGATCATGGACACGACCGACAAGAATCTCATCGGCAAGCTCGTCCCCGCCATGCAGATGCTCAAGGATGCGCTCGTCACGGCTGGCTACAACGAAATTCGTGTTTCCACGCCAAGCTCACTCAGCATCCTGGTAGACTCCCAGCTGCCGTCCGCGGCTCGGTTTCGCGACGTCTGGGATGACGCCATCTTCACGCCGATGCTCCAATTTCTCCGGCAGACCAAGTCGCCACTCATCGTGAACATGTACCCGTACTTTGGATACAACGGTGACACACTACCGTATGCACTGGCGCGGCCGAACCCTGGCGTGCTAGACACGGGTACGGGCATCACGTACACCAGCATGTTTGAGGCACAACTTGACTCGGTGTACTCGGCAATGAAGAAACTTGGGTTTGAGGACGTAGAGATCCTGGTGGGGGAGACCGGGTGGCCGACTAAGGTGATGGACGGGCAGATCGGCGTGAGCCAGGCCGAGGCAGCTGAGTACAACAAATATATCTTCCGTGAGGTTAGTTCCGGGTCAGGCACACCGCTCATGCCAAAGCGGAAGTTCGAGACGTACATATTCACGCTCTTCAACGAGGACCTCAAGCCCGGGCCCGTGGCTGAGCGAAATTTCGGGATGTTCCAGTCAGACTTCACGCCGATGTATGACATTGGCATCATGAAAGATTCG GTCAAAACAACACCAGCGCCAGCGTTGGTCGTCCCAGCGACGTCGCCGAAAGTGGCAGCAACGCCTATACTCGCCACTGCTGATGCGTTGGAGGCTGCAGTGCCTGCAAAGGTGAACGGCTCGAACAACGCCTAG